The region GTTCAGCACCCATCCGCCCACCGAAGAGCGCGTGGCCCGCTTGCTGGAAATGGCCCGCGGCCGCTGAGCGCTGCCCAGCATCAAGGGGCTTGAGCGTGAAGCAGCCCGTTCAAGTGTCAGGTCTTGCTGCCGATATCTGCCGCATGAAGCTTTTTTTTCGTCTCACCACCGCGGCCGCTGTTTTGCTGAGCCTGACGGCCTGCGATCAGCTTGGGATTGAAGATCCCGCCAAGGTGCAAGCCGCCAAAGAGGCCGAGGGCAAGGCGCTGGGCAGTGGCTGCCGCCATGCCATGCGCGCCATCGAGGACTGCTACAACCTCAACCCTAAGGCCCACAAGGCCTCGATGTTTGCGGGCTGGCGCGAGATGGACGAGTACATGCGTGAGAACAAGCTGGAAGGCATTGTTCCCGTGGTGCCGCGCCCGGTGTTGGGCAAGCCCAAGCCCAAAGCCGATGATGAGGCGGAAGCCGAAGACAAAGCCGCCTCCAAACCAGACGGCAAGGCGGCTGAGAAACCCGGCGATAAGGCTGCGGCCAAGCCCAAGGCTGCGCACTGAGGGGGCGAGCCGCATCGCACCCCCCGGTCTGAATTGAAAGCGCCGGATTGAATGAGCACCTTGCCTTTCAATCCGGCCTTTTTGCATCTGGCGCCCACAAACCGACGGGCTGTCTTCTTGCGCTACCCGGCCGGTGCCGTGCTCCGGCAAGATGGCGTCATTCCTTGATCGACATCTCTTTCGAAAGCCCCACCATCATGCTGAATCGCCGCTTTTTCGCTGTCGCTGCTTGCAGTTTCCTCATGGCTTCCGGCGCGCACGCCTGGAGCTGGGGTTGGGGTTCGGAGACGGTCAATGGTTCGGGTGAAGTCGTGAGTGAGGTGCGCGAGCTGCCGAGCTTTGATGCCATCTCGCTGGCGGGCGGTTTCCAGGTCATCGTGCGCCAGAACTCCAGTTCGCGGGTCGAGGTGCGTACCGACAAAAACCTGCAGCCGCTGCTGGAAACCCGCATCGTTGATGGCAGCAAGGGCCGCACGCTGGAGATCGCGCCCAAGAAGGGCAGTAGCCTGAACGGCTCGGTGCGGCCGCAAATCATCATCGACATGGCGCAGCTGCGTGCCATCGCGATTGGCGGCTCGGGCAATATCAAGGTCGAGGCGATGAAGACCCCGAGCGTGGACGCCAGCATCGGCGGCTCCGGCGACATCAGCTTCGTGAACATCGAGAGCGAGAGCCTGGCCTTCAACGTGGCCGGCAGCGGCGACATCAAGGCCAGCGGCACGACGCAGGTCCTGCGCTTGTCGGTGGCCGGTTCGGGCGATATTCGGGCCCGCAGCCTGCAGGCCGAAGAGGTCAAGGTCAGCATCGCCGGCAGTGGCAACACCGAGGTGTTCGCCCGCAAGACCCTCAACGTCTCCATCGCTGGCTCTGGCGATGTGGCCTATCTGGGCTCGCCTGAGCTGAAGTTGTCGGTCGCTGGCAACGGCAAAGTCAAGAAGCTGTACTGAGCCCGAGAGAAGACGCCATGTGTCAGCGGGCCGCTCGGCCCGCCAACAGCTCAAGCCCATAGGACAATGCGTCTATGGGCTTTTCTTCCGTTGACACTCCGGCGCCGCTCTGGCGCCACCCCGAATTCAAGCGTGGCGCGCTCGATATGGCCGCCATCACCCTGGGTATTTCAGCCTGGGGCCTGGTCACCGGCGTGGCCATGGTCAAGAGCGGCCTCGGCGTTGGCCTGGCCCTGCTGATGAGTTTTGTGGTTTTTGCCGGCAGCTCGCAATTGGCCGCCTTGCCGCTGATTGCCAGCGGCGCGCCGCTCTGGGTGCTGTGGGCCACGGCGTTTTGCGTCAATTTGCGCTTCGTCATTTTCAGCGCGCAGTGGCGCATGTTTTTTGGCCATTTGCCGCTGGCGCAAAGGCTGCGCATCGGCTACTTCGCGGCCGATCTCAATTACGTGGCTTTTTTGAAGCGCTGGCCCGATGTCAAGCCCGCGCCCGAGCAGCTGCCCTATTACTGGGGCGGCGTCTGCATGAACTGGACCGCCTGGCAAGTGCCTTCGGTGCTGGGCATCTTGCTGGCCGACCGTGTGCCCACGCAATGGGGCTTGGGATTTGCCGGGGTCTTGGCCCTGCTGGGCCTGGCCTATTCGCTGTTGAAGGATCGCAATGCCTGGGTCTCGGCGGGCGTGGCCAGCTGCGCTGCGGTGGCCGCCTACGGCTTGCCCTTGCGCCTGAATATTCTGGTGGCGATTGCCGCCGCCGTGGCCATGGGCTTGCTGATGGAACGCAGCTTCCCGCAAAGAAAGCTGGTGCCTTGATGCTGTCGAACTGGGAAGTGGCTTTGGGCATCGTCGGCATGGGCTTGATCACCTTGCTGACCCGCGCCTTTTTCATGCTGCCAAAAGAAGAGTTGCCTATGCCCGACTGGGCTAAGCAAGGCCTGCGCTACGCGCCGCTGGCCGCGCTGGCGGCCGTGATCGTGCCCGAGATCGTGATGAGCCAGGGCCAGCTGATCGACACCTGGCGCGATGCGCGGCTCTATGCCACCGCCGTGGCCAGCGCCTACTTTTTCTGGCGACGCGACATCCTGGGCACCATCCTCAGCGGCACCGCGGTGATGCTGGCCCTGCGCATTGGCCTGGGCTGGTAGCCCCCCGTTTTCGTTTTCCTTTTTTACTCAAACTAAGAGACTTGCCATGAATGTGATTCGTTTCTCCGATCTGCTCGCATCCGGTCAGCTGGCCGGCAAGCGCGTGTTCATCCGCGCCGACCTGAATGTGCCGCAAGACGATGCCGGCAACATCACCGAAGACACCCGCATCCGCGCCTCGGTGCCTTGCATCGAGCAAGCCCTGAAGGCCGGCGCCGCCGTGATGGTGACCTCGCACCTGGGGCGCCCCACCGAGGGCGAGTTCAAGCCCGCCGATTCGCTGGCCCCGGTGGCCAAGCGCCTGGGCGAGTTGCTGGGCCATCCCTATGAAAACGGGGTGCCGGTGATTGCCAATTGGGTGGACGGTGTGAACGTGGCTCCGGGCCAGCTGGTGCTGCTGGAGAACTGCCGCGTCAACAAGGGCGAGAAGAAGAACGACGAGGCCCTGGCCAAGAAAATGGCCGCCCTGTGCGACATCTACGTCAATGACGCTTTCGGCACCGCTCACCGCGCCGAAGGCACGACCTATGGCATCGCCCAGTTCGCGCCCATCGCCTGTGCTGGCCCGCTGCTGGCCGCTGAAATCGACGCCATCACTCAGGCCCTGAGCGCGCCCAAGCGCCCGCTGATCGCCATCGTGGCCGGCTCCAAGGTCTCGACCAAGCTGACCATTCTGAAAGCCTTGTCCGAGAAGGTGGACGGCCTGATCGTCGGTGGCGGCATCGCCAACACCTTCATGCTGGCGGCAGGCCTGAAGATCGGCAAGTCCCTGGCTGAACCCGATCTGGTGGAAGAGGCCCGTGCCGTCATCGAAGCCATGAAGGCGCGCGGCGCGGCGGTGCCGATTCCGGTCGATGTGGTGGTGGCGCAGAAGTTCGCGGCCGATGCCCCGGCCACGGTGAAGGCGGCCGATGCCGTCGGTGAAGACGACCTGATTCTCGACATCGGCCCCAAGACGGCCGCCATCTTGGCCGAGCAACTCAAGGCCGCCGGCACCATCGTCTGGAACGGCCCGGTGGGCGTGTTCGAGTTCGACGCGTTTGCCCACGGCACCGAAACGATCGCCCGCGCCATCGCGGCGTCCAGCGCGTTCTCGATTGCTGGCGGTGGCGACACCCTGGCGGCGATTGCCAAGTACGGCATCGAAAGGGACGTGGGCTATATCTCCACCGGCGGCGGCGCTTTCCTGGAAATCCTGGAAGGCAAGACCTTGCCGGCCTTGGAAATCCTGAGCGCCCGCGCACGTTCTTGATCTGACTACCTAGCCCGGCGCGCTCGCGTGGGCTAGGCTGTTAGGTGGTCGGGCAGGGCGCTCGGCCACCCACCTGATTCAGGAGTTATGCCTTTTGCTGCTGCGCCGTCTGCTTCTGCTCTTGCTGGCCTTGACCTTGCTGGCGCTTTACGCGAACGAGCATTGGATGAGCCGCACCCTGCGCGTGGATGCGCGCAGCCATGCGCAGTTGGCCAAGGCGGTGGACGATCGCGGAGTAGGCGGCCGCAGCAGCGCGCGGCTTGAGGTGCGCGAGGGCCGGCTGGTGCTGGCTTGCGAGATCCGCCCCGGCTACGAGTGGCCCTTTTTGTGATTTGCAATTGCCCTTGGCCGCCGACGGATCCAATGTTGATCTGAGCGACTTTGACCGTATGCGTTTGTGGGTGCGCGTCAGCGGGCCCGGTGAGCGGCATGAGTTGCGCGTTTTTCTACGCAATGCCGATGCCGCCTATGCCCGCAGCGGCGCTTTGGCCGACTTGAAGCCGCATGAGCTGGTGTTCGACGCCAGCAAGGAGCGCATGCCGGTCGATGTGGAACTGCGCCGCTTCATGGTGGCCTCGTGGTGGGTGCAAGCGCATCCGCAACCGCTGAAGGATTCGGGGCCGGAGTTAAACCAGGTCAAGCTGCTGAGCCTGACCACCGGCGGCGCGGTGCCGCCCGGCAGTCACACCATCGAGCTGGAGGCGGCCGAGTTCCGCGGCGTTTGGGTGGCACCTGCCACCTTCCGCCTGGGTGTGATCGGCGCCTGGATGCTGGTCATCACGGCCTATTTGCTGTGGGACTGGCGCCGCTCGCGCAAGACCCTGGGCCAGCTGCTGCGGCGCAAGAACGAGTTGCAGCAGGCGAACGCCAAGCTCAAGGCGCGCTCACAGGATTTCGAAGCCAAAGCCCATCACGACCCCCTGACCGGCCTGCGCAATCGCCGCGGCCTGCAGCATGATGTGGCCCTGCTGACTCAGGCGCAGGAGGAGTTGTTCTTCCCTCTGACCGTGGTGTTTGTCGACATTGACCATTTCAAGCAGATCAATGATGCGCATGGCCACGATGTGGGTGATGCGGTGCTCCAGCAGTTTGCCCAGCTCTTGCAGGCCAATGTGCAGCGCGAGGACTTGCTGGCGCGTTGGGGCGGTGAGGAGTTTCTGCTGCTGATGCCGCAGACCGTGGCGGGCGAGGCCATGATGGTGGCCGAGCGCTTGCGCCAATGCATCGAGCAAGCCAGCTGGCCGGCCGGATTGACGCTGACCAGCAGCTTCGGCGTGGCGCAGGCCGATGGGGCGCAAGCGATGGAGGCCGCGCTGAAAGCGGCTGACGCGGCCATGTATCAGTCCAAGCAGCAGGGGCGCAATCGGGTGCAGCTCAAGGTGGCGGAGCGGGGCACAGCGCCCGATTGAACGCTTGCGCGCGCGATCGAATGCTTGGCAGGGCAGCCCCGCGCTGGCCAAGGTTATAGATTGATTGCATGGGACTACGTGGTCTGCGCATCAAGTCGGCCCGCGCGCCGAGGTAAATTCGGGCACCTGTTTTTGGCGCTTGAGTCCATCGAGCGGCAAGCCACACAACGAAAGAGACGCGATGACCGACATCACCAGCAAGAACACCAAGACCTTGTCCCCGGCCGAAGCGGCCTTGCGCGAGGCCGCGCTGGACTATCACCGTGCGCCGACGCGCGGCAAGATCGCGGTCACGCCCACCAAGGCCTTGTCGAATCAGCGCGATCTGTCGTTGGCCTATTCGCCCGGTGTGGCCTATGCCTGCCTGGCCATCGAGGAAGACCCCTCGCTGGCGGCTGACTACACCTCGCGCGCCAATCTGGTCGCCGTCATCACCAACGGCACGGCCGTGCTGGGACTGGGGGATATCGGCCCGCTGGCCTCCAAGCCGGTGATGGAAGGCAAGGGCTGCTTGTTCAAGAAATTTGCTGGCATTGATGTGTTCGACATCGAGTTGGCCGAGCGTGACCCCGACAAGCTGGTGGACATGATTGCCGCTATGGAGCCCACCCTGGGCGGCATCAATTTGGAAGACATCAAGGCGCCCGAGTGCTTCTACATTGAGAAGAAGCTCAAAGAGCGCATGAACATCCCTGTCTTCCACGACGACCAACACGGCACGGCCATCATCTCCAGTGCCGCCCTGCTCAACGGCCTGGAACTGGTGGGCAAGGACATTGCGACCGTCAAGCTGGCGGTGTCGGGCGCGGGTGCCGCGGCCACGGCTTGCCTGGACCTGATGGTGGGTCTGGGCGTCAAGCGCGAGAACATTTTTGTCTGCGACTCCAAGGGCGTGATCCAGGATCAGCGAGAAGACGCCAAGGCCGGTAAGCTCGACGAGAGCAAGCAGCGCTACTGCCAGGTCACGGCCAAGCGCACGCTGGCCGATGTGGTCGATGGTGCCGATGTGTTCCTGGGTTGCTCGGCCGCCGGCGTGCTCACGCAGGAGATGGTGGTGACCATGGCGCCTAAGCCCATCATTCTGGCCCTGGCCAACCCCGAGCCCGAGATCCGCCCCGAGCTGGCCAAGGCTGTGCGGCCGGACTGCATCATGGCCACCGGCCGCTCGGACTATCCCAACCAGGTCAACAACGTCCTGTGCTTCCCCTACATCTTCCGTGGCGCACTGGACTGCGGCGCCAGCAAGATCACCGAGGAAATGAAGCTGGCTTGCGTGCGCGAGATCGCCGCCCTGGCCAAGGCCGAGACCAGCGATGAAGTGGCGGCCGCCTACGCCGGCGAAGAGCTGGCTTTCGGCCCCGACTACCTGATCCCCAAGCCCTTCGATGCGCGCTTGATCCTGCGCATTGCCCCGGCCGTGGCCAAGGCGGCGGAAGAGTCGGGCGTCGCCGCGCGGCCGATCAAGGATCTGGAGGCTTATCGCCAGTCGCTGGAGCGCTTTGTCTACCAGACCGGCATGTTCATGCGCCCGGTGTTCACAGCGGCCAAGGCCAATCCCGCACGCGTGATCTACGCCGAGGGCGAAGACGAGCGGGTGCTGCGCGCCGTGCAAGTGGCGCTGGATGAAGGCATCGTCAAGCCCACGCTGATCGGCCGGCCGGAGGTGATTCAGTCGCGCATTGCGCGGGCGGGCTTGCGCCTTAAGCTGGGCGTGGACGTGGCCATCATCGACCCCGAAAACGACAGCCGCTTCCGCCAGTACTGGGAGGCCTATCACCAGGCGCTGGGCCGGCAAGGCGTGACCCCCGATATGGCCAAGGCGGCGGTGCGCCGCTCGGCCACCACCATTGGCGCCTTGGCTATCAAGCTGGGCGATGCCGACGCGATGATTTGCGGCATGGTGGGGCGCTATGACTCGCATCTGGATCATGTGCGCGACCTGATCGGCCTGCGCGCCGGTGCCAAGAGCTTCGCCACCATGAATGCCTTGATG is a window of Paucibacter sp. KCTC 42545 DNA encoding:
- a CDS encoding head GIN domain-containing protein, whose translation is MASGAHAWSWGWGSETVNGSGEVVSEVRELPSFDAISLAGGFQVIVRQNSSSRVEVRTDKNLQPLLETRIVDGSKGRTLEIAPKKGSSLNGSVRPQIIIDMAQLRAIAIGGSGNIKVEAMKTPSVDASIGGSGDISFVNIESESLAFNVAGSGDIKASGTTQVLRLSVAGSGDIRARSLQAEEVKVSIAGSGNTEVFARKTLNVSIAGSGDVAYLGSPELKLSVAGNGKVKKLY
- a CDS encoding AzlC family ABC transporter permease; amino-acid sequence: MGFSSVDTPAPLWRHPEFKRGALDMAAITLGISAWGLVTGVAMVKSGLGVGLALLMSFVVFAGSSQLAALPLIASGAPLWVLWATAFCVNLRFVIFSAQWRMFFGHLPLAQRLRIGYFAADLNYVAFLKRWPDVKPAPEQLPYYWGGVCMNWTAWQVPSVLGILLADRVPTQWGLGFAGVLALLGLAYSLLKDRNAWVSAGVASCAAVAAYGLPLRLNILVAIAAAVAMGLLMERSFPQRKLVP
- a CDS encoding AzlD domain-containing protein — protein: MLSNWEVALGIVGMGLITLLTRAFFMLPKEELPMPDWAKQGLRYAPLAALAAVIVPEIVMSQGQLIDTWRDARLYATAVASAYFFWRRDILGTILSGTAVMLALRIGLGW
- a CDS encoding phosphoglycerate kinase; this encodes MNVIRFSDLLASGQLAGKRVFIRADLNVPQDDAGNITEDTRIRASVPCIEQALKAGAAVMVTSHLGRPTEGEFKPADSLAPVAKRLGELLGHPYENGVPVIANWVDGVNVAPGQLVLLENCRVNKGEKKNDEALAKKMAALCDIYVNDAFGTAHRAEGTTYGIAQFAPIACAGPLLAAEIDAITQALSAPKRPLIAIVAGSKVSTKLTILKALSEKVDGLIVGGGIANTFMLAAGLKIGKSLAEPDLVEEARAVIEAMKARGAAVPIPVDVVVAQKFAADAPATVKAADAVGEDDLILDIGPKTAAILAEQLKAAGTIVWNGPVGVFEFDAFAHGTETIARAIAASSAFSIAGGGDTLAAIAKYGIERDVGYISTGGGAFLEILEGKTLPALEILSARARS
- a CDS encoding GGDEF domain-containing protein codes for the protein MAADGSNVDLSDFDRMRLWVRVSGPGERHELRVFLRNADAAYARSGALADLKPHELVFDASKERMPVDVELRRFMVASWWVQAHPQPLKDSGPELNQVKLLSLTTGGAVPPGSHTIELEAAEFRGVWVAPATFRLGVIGAWMLVITAYLLWDWRRSRKTLGQLLRRKNELQQANAKLKARSQDFEAKAHHDPLTGLRNRRGLQHDVALLTQAQEELFFPLTVVFVDIDHFKQINDAHGHDVGDAVLQQFAQLLQANVQREDLLARWGGEEFLLLMPQTVAGEAMMVAERLRQCIEQASWPAGLTLTSSFGVAQADGAQAMEAALKAADAAMYQSKQQGRNRVQLKVAERGTAPD
- a CDS encoding NADP-dependent malic enzyme, translating into MTDITSKNTKTLSPAEAALREAALDYHRAPTRGKIAVTPTKALSNQRDLSLAYSPGVAYACLAIEEDPSLAADYTSRANLVAVITNGTAVLGLGDIGPLASKPVMEGKGCLFKKFAGIDVFDIELAERDPDKLVDMIAAMEPTLGGINLEDIKAPECFYIEKKLKERMNIPVFHDDQHGTAIISSAALLNGLELVGKDIATVKLAVSGAGAAATACLDLMVGLGVKRENIFVCDSKGVIQDQREDAKAGKLDESKQRYCQVTAKRTLADVVDGADVFLGCSAAGVLTQEMVVTMAPKPIILALANPEPEIRPELAKAVRPDCIMATGRSDYPNQVNNVLCFPYIFRGALDCGASKITEEMKLACVREIAALAKAETSDEVAAAYAGEELAFGPDYLIPKPFDARLILRIAPAVAKAAEESGVAARPIKDLEAYRQSLERFVYQTGMFMRPVFTAAKANPARVIYAEGEDERVLRAVQVALDEGIVKPTLIGRPEVIQSRIARAGLRLKLGVDVAIIDPENDSRFRQYWEAYHQALGRQGVTPDMAKAAVRRSATTIGALAIKLGDADAMICGMVGRYDSHLDHVRDLIGLRAGAKSFATMNALMLEQHTLFITDTFVNDAPDAEQLAEIAAMAADEVQRFGLPPKLAFVSHSMFGSSKRPSALKMRQAYELFAAAHPEIEADGEMHGDAALSASVRATFLPDSRLKGAANLLVLPSLDAANILFNVLKISSSHGVTVGPILLGAAAPVHILTPSATVRRIVNMTALAVADVLALRGAK